The proteins below come from a single Tenuifilum sp. 4138str genomic window:
- the hydA gene encoding dihydropyrimidinase, which translates to MRILITNGRIVTSVGEQIADLLVVDGKIAAIGNQLEANAETTINAQGMLVLPGGIDPHVHLHLPTPAGFSSDDFHSGSIAALMGGTTTIIDFVTPSRGQSMVEALKARMDEAACSLVDYTFHVSPIEWNKNTPKEIEECIEMGFPSFKVYMAYKSSVGIDDNALYHVMHTVAQNGGMVTAHCEMGDDIDTLRDFYASQGLTAPKYHMLSRPPRFEALAVKRAIDLADQTQCPLYIVHVSAAESVKHIIQAQKSGQPLYAETCPQYLLLDEALYDSTLPEAIKYVISPPLRQSIDRDTLWNAINNGNILTVGTDHCPFSLEQKMVGKDDFRKIPNGAGGIEHRLALLYTFGALTGKLSLSKLVDVFATQPAKIFGLYPQKGELAIGADADIVIWNPNVKGSISSSKHHSKSDISIYEGFETTGEVAFVIKSGIIAVYNGKLSKNLPSGQLLKRRSTKTTGHYYKRMDNSGSYNCGRV; encoded by the coding sequence TTGAGAATATTAATTACAAACGGTAGGATTGTAACATCGGTTGGCGAGCAAATTGCCGACCTGTTGGTTGTTGATGGGAAGATAGCGGCCATTGGTAACCAGTTAGAAGCTAATGCTGAAACCACAATCAACGCACAGGGTATGCTAGTGCTGCCTGGGGGTATCGACCCACATGTTCATTTGCACCTACCTACACCCGCCGGTTTTTCATCGGACGACTTTCATTCGGGCAGCATTGCTGCCCTTATGGGCGGAACAACAACCATTATCGATTTTGTGACCCCATCACGGGGTCAATCAATGGTTGAAGCGCTAAAAGCACGAATGGATGAGGCTGCTTGCTCGCTAGTTGATTACACATTTCATGTGAGCCCTATTGAATGGAATAAAAATACTCCCAAAGAGATTGAGGAATGCATTGAAATGGGATTTCCATCGTTTAAAGTTTACATGGCCTATAAAAGTTCCGTTGGAATTGATGACAATGCCTTATACCATGTAATGCATACAGTGGCTCAGAATGGTGGTATGGTTACTGCTCACTGTGAGATGGGTGATGATATCGATACTTTAAGAGATTTTTATGCCAGTCAGGGTCTTACAGCCCCAAAGTACCACATGCTCTCGCGTCCACCTCGATTTGAAGCATTAGCTGTTAAACGTGCTATCGATCTTGCCGATCAAACCCAGTGCCCCCTTTACATTGTTCACGTTTCGGCGGCTGAATCGGTTAAACATATTATTCAAGCCCAAAAAAGTGGCCAACCGCTTTATGCCGAAACCTGCCCTCAGTATCTTCTACTCGATGAAGCCCTGTACGATTCCACTTTGCCCGAAGCAATAAAGTATGTTATAAGCCCACCGCTCAGGCAAAGTATTGACAGAGATACCCTCTGGAATGCCATCAATAATGGAAATATACTAACGGTTGGAACTGATCATTGCCCTTTCAGTCTTGAGCAAAAGATGGTGGGCAAGGACGATTTCCGCAAAATACCAAACGGAGCAGGCGGGATTGAACATAGGCTTGCGCTACTATACACTTTTGGTGCATTAACCGGTAAGCTAAGCCTTAGCAAATTGGTTGATGTTTTTGCAACACAACCGGCTAAAATATTTGGACTATACCCTCAAAAGGGTGAACTTGCCATTGGTGCCGATGCCGATATTGTGATTTGGAATCCAAACGTAAAAGGCTCAATTTCTTCAAGTAAACATCACTCAAAGTCCGACATAAGCATTTATGAAGGCTTTGAGACTACTGGTGAGGTTGCTTTTGTAATCAAAAGCGGAATTATTGCAGTTTATAACGGAAAATTGAGCAAAAATCTGCCCAGCGGTCAGTTACTTAAACGCCGGTCGACGAAAACAACAGGCCACTACTACAAAAGAATGGATAATTCAGGTTCCTACAATTGTGGTAGGGTTTGA
- a CDS encoding YgeY family selenium metabolism-linked hydrolase, producing MSDVYSKIKELSEKYADYTARNLSRLVQIKSLSAQERDVQLELKKQMEEAGFDEVFIDGLGNVIGRIGNGKRILAIDGHMDTVDIGNKDNWEFDPLGGEIRDGYVHGRGTVDQKGGPAAFVTAGKILKELGFNRDLTIYFVGSVMEEDCDGLCWKYIVEEDKIRPDFVISTEPTNLNIYRGHRGRMEMQVHFYGVSAHGSAPERGKNAIYMASKVALEVEKLNERLKFDEFLGKGSITVTEFTSSSPSLCAVSDYARIHLDRRLTWGETKESAVAEIEELIKGMNAKVEVLNYSEKAYTGLEYGMEKYYPTWKMPEDSEIVQKGVSTYQKLFGNAPKVDKWTFSTNGIMTCGTYKIPTIGFGPGNEVLAHAPNEKVPISDLVAAAAFYAAFAYEI from the coding sequence ATGAGCGACGTATATAGTAAGATAAAGGAGTTATCGGAGAAATATGCCGATTATACTGCACGTAATCTGTCCCGATTGGTTCAGATTAAATCCTTGAGTGCGCAGGAGCGCGACGTGCAGCTGGAGCTAAAGAAGCAAATGGAAGAGGCTGGATTTGACGAGGTTTTTATCGATGGGCTTGGGAATGTAATTGGTCGTATTGGAAACGGAAAACGTATTCTTGCCATCGATGGCCACATGGATACGGTTGATATTGGCAATAAGGATAACTGGGAGTTCGATCCCTTGGGAGGCGAAATTCGCGATGGGTATGTACATGGTCGCGGAACAGTTGACCAGAAAGGTGGCCCTGCTGCATTTGTGACGGCTGGCAAAATACTTAAGGAACTTGGCTTTAACAGGGATTTAACCATATACTTTGTAGGTAGCGTGATGGAAGAGGATTGCGACGGACTTTGCTGGAAGTACATTGTGGAGGAGGATAAAATAAGACCCGATTTTGTTATAAGCACTGAACCTACAAACCTCAATATTTACAGGGGTCACCGCGGTAGAATGGAAATGCAGGTTCATTTTTACGGTGTTTCCGCTCATGGCTCAGCACCCGAAAGAGGGAAAAATGCCATTTACATGGCCTCAAAGGTGGCCTTGGAGGTAGAAAAACTAAACGAACGACTAAAATTCGATGAGTTTCTGGGAAAGGGAAGCATCACTGTTACGGAGTTCACCTCCAGTAGTCCTTCGCTATGCGCAGTTTCCGACTATGCCCGCATTCACCTCGACCGTCGCCTTACCTGGGGCGAAACCAAGGAGAGCGCTGTTGCCGAGATTGAAGAGCTGATTAAAGGCATGAATGCCAAGGTGGAAGTGCTAAACTATAGCGAGAAGGCTTATACAGGACTGGAATACGGCATGGAAAAATACTACCCAACGTGGAAAATGCCTGAGGACAGTGAGATTGTGCAGAAAGGCGTAAGCACCTACCAGAAGCTTTTTGGCAATGCTCCAAAGGTTGATAAGTGGACCTTTTCCACAAATGGTATTATGACCTGTGGAACCTATAAAATTCCTACAATTGGTTTTGGCCCAGGCAATGAGGTGTTAGCTCATGCTCCCAATGAGAAGGTTCCCATTAGCGATTTGGTGGCAGCTGCTGCCTTTTATGCCGCCTTCGCATATGAGATTTAG
- the thrC gene encoding threonine synthase codes for MNGKFILTCSGCGKTFAPSPELYLCPDCSRNNDTVNPPKGVLKAVYDYEILSKHKEEVITGNFWDLIPLLKKESLPKLRIGETPLYRFDRIDGETLTFELYLKDDSQNPTFSFKDRASAVVSAYARENGISTIVAASTGNAGSSLAGICASQEQKAIIIVPKSAPHAKLTQIVMYGATIVPVNGTYDMAFDLSMEATKEFGWYNRNTAFNPLTIEGKKTVSFELFKQLSRAIPDYIFVPVGDGVIISGVYKGYEDLLKVGLIDRMPTVVAVQAAGSSNLIENIGKPDFTIKPSNTLADSISVDIPRNFFMAQYYLLQYKGEWLSVTDDDIVNASKILARNTGIFAEPAASTAFAGMLCYQKNQKLLSKQRVVVLLTGSGLKDLKAVSSVINIPNAIDPTVDSLRKNEWIKF; via the coding sequence ATGAACGGAAAGTTCATACTTACCTGCTCGGGCTGTGGCAAAACCTTTGCGCCATCGCCTGAGCTTTACCTTTGCCCGGATTGCAGCAGGAATAATGATACCGTAAACCCACCAAAGGGAGTGCTAAAAGCAGTATACGACTATGAAATCCTGAGTAAACATAAGGAAGAGGTAATCACAGGAAATTTTTGGGATCTAATCCCGCTGCTTAAAAAGGAATCGTTACCCAAGCTAAGAATTGGCGAAACACCATTGTATAGGTTTGATAGAATTGATGGTGAAACGCTTACATTTGAGCTATACCTGAAGGATGATTCGCAAAACCCAACCTTTTCGTTTAAGGATAGGGCATCGGCGGTGGTATCGGCCTATGCCAGGGAAAATGGCATTAGCACAATAGTTGCTGCATCAACCGGAAACGCAGGCTCTTCCCTTGCCGGTATATGTGCTTCGCAGGAGCAAAAAGCCATTATTATTGTGCCCAAGAGCGCACCACATGCTAAGCTCACCCAAATTGTGATGTACGGAGCCACAATTGTTCCGGTAAACGGCACCTACGATATGGCTTTTGACCTTAGCATGGAGGCAACCAAAGAGTTTGGCTGGTATAACCGAAACACAGCCTTTAACCCGCTAACCATTGAGGGGAAAAAGACCGTTTCGTTTGAGCTGTTTAAACAGCTCAGCAGGGCTATACCCGATTATATCTTTGTTCCCGTTGGCGATGGTGTAATTATTTCGGGGGTTTACAAGGGATACGAAGATTTGCTCAAAGTAGGGTTGATTGATCGTATGCCCACCGTTGTTGCAGTTCAGGCAGCCGGCAGCTCAAATCTAATCGAAAATATTGGAAAACCCGATTTTACCATAAAACCCAGCAATACCCTTGCCGACTCCATCTCTGTAGATATTCCACGAAATTTCTTTATGGCTCAATACTACCTGCTCCAATACAAGGGTGAATGGCTCTCAGTAACCGATGATGATATTGTAAATGCTTCAAAGATCCTTGCGCGTAACACTGGAATTTTTGCTGAACCTGCAGCTTCAACAGCCTTTGCTGGAATGCTTTGCTACCAAAAGAATCAAAAATTGCTTTCAAAGCAAAGGGTAGTTGTGTTGCTTACCGGGAGCGGTTTAAAGGACCTCAAAGCCGTTTCATCGGTTATTAATATTCCAAATGCCATTGACCCTACCGTTGATTCGTTGAGGAAAAACGAGTGGATTAAATTTTAG
- the xdh gene encoding selenium-dependent xanthine dehydrogenase — MIRFNLNGKTVEYNGDINRSLLEYLRNDLHLTAAKDGCSGQGVCGACSVEVNGSIKMACRIKMSDLSEAIVYTLEGLPNNFREILAHHFATQGAVQCGFCSPGMIMRARGLWLSNPKATRSDIIRAIAPNLCRCTGYVKIIDAIQHAFAELNGQALPKNNTGARIGERYPKYQAKETALGQRPFVDDMFVDGMLYGALKFSDHPRAKVLKIDTSKALSVQGVVKVITATDIPGERYIGLIFQDWPVMVAQGEVTHYIGDVIAGVVATSEDIARYAASLIEVEYEVLEPVTDIHQAIKPDSPQVHPNRSNVLETCTIRFGEVDKAFAEAAYVSSDIYETQRIEHAFLETEAALALPNGDGIKVFSQGQGVYVDRKQIAKILNLPESKVNVVQVQNGGGFGGKEDLTVQGHAALMSYITQMPVKVHLTRDESIRMHPKRHPVWMKMSLACNSEGKFTALKLEAIGDTGAYASVGTKVMERVVGHATGGYTVPAVDISAKTVYTNNIPCGAMRGFGVPQVTFAIESCIDDLCRQGGFDRWQIRYDNALEEGAKTATGQELHGVGLKKTLIAVKEQFKSAKYAGIACGLKNTGVGNGMVDDSEVIIKVVSPTRVEIHHGWTEMGQGVHTMAIQTLHHETGIEPSCIEVIVDTDAEIPTGMTTSSRATALVANALINASRPLREDLKTAKLEKLVGRVYRGKFVCDWTCKPGAKTDKPVIHFAYGYATQVAILNEQGKLSKIIAAHDAGKIMNQMLFEGQIEGAVHMGMGYALTEDLPMENGFPVSFKFKDIGIIRANQMPEIEVIGIEEPDPIGPFGAKGIGEIGMVPTAAAIANALWTFDGVKRTRLPMMRSKSE; from the coding sequence ATGATACGATTCAACTTAAACGGTAAAACGGTAGAGTATAATGGCGATATAAATCGTTCGTTACTCGAGTATTTGCGGAACGACTTGCACCTAACCGCAGCTAAGGATGGCTGCTCAGGTCAAGGGGTGTGCGGTGCATGCTCGGTAGAGGTTAACGGTAGCATTAAAATGGCTTGCCGCATAAAAATGTCCGACCTAAGTGAGGCTATCGTATACACCCTGGAGGGGCTGCCAAATAATTTCCGCGAAATACTAGCCCACCACTTTGCCACCCAGGGAGCAGTTCAGTGCGGATTCTGCTCGCCTGGTATGATAATGCGTGCCAGAGGGTTATGGTTATCGAACCCAAAAGCAACACGCAGCGATATCATCAGGGCTATCGCGCCAAATCTTTGCAGGTGCACAGGCTATGTCAAAATAATTGATGCCATTCAGCATGCCTTTGCCGAGCTAAATGGCCAAGCTTTGCCAAAGAATAATACAGGAGCCAGGATTGGCGAACGCTATCCAAAATATCAAGCCAAGGAAACAGCCCTAGGCCAAAGGCCTTTTGTTGACGATATGTTTGTTGATGGGATGTTATACGGAGCCTTAAAGTTTTCCGACCATCCACGAGCAAAGGTTTTAAAAATTGATACCTCTAAAGCCTTGTCGGTGCAGGGTGTGGTAAAGGTAATAACCGCAACGGATATTCCGGGTGAACGCTACATTGGGCTGATTTTTCAGGATTGGCCTGTAATGGTTGCCCAGGGCGAGGTTACTCATTACATCGGTGATGTTATAGCCGGAGTGGTGGCAACATCGGAGGATATAGCCAGGTATGCCGCTTCATTAATCGAGGTTGAATACGAGGTATTAGAGCCTGTTACCGATATCCATCAGGCCATAAAACCCGATTCGCCCCAGGTTCATCCAAATCGGTCAAATGTGTTGGAAACATGCACAATTCGGTTTGGTGAAGTTGATAAGGCTTTTGCTGAAGCAGCTTACGTTTCGTCCGATATCTACGAAACCCAGCGTATTGAACATGCATTTCTGGAAACAGAAGCTGCACTTGCCCTACCCAATGGCGATGGCATAAAAGTTTTCAGCCAGGGACAGGGTGTTTACGTTGACCGAAAGCAAATAGCAAAAATCCTAAACCTACCCGAAAGTAAGGTTAATGTGGTTCAGGTTCAAAACGGTGGTGGGTTCGGTGGAAAAGAGGACTTAACTGTTCAGGGCCATGCAGCTCTAATGAGCTATATTACCCAAATGCCCGTAAAGGTTCACCTTACCCGCGATGAAAGCATAAGAATGCACCCCAAGAGGCATCCGGTTTGGATGAAAATGAGCCTTGCCTGCAACTCCGAGGGGAAATTTACTGCTCTTAAACTTGAGGCCATAGGCGATACAGGAGCATATGCATCGGTAGGGACTAAGGTGATGGAGCGTGTGGTTGGACATGCCACGGGTGGCTACACCGTTCCCGCTGTAGATATCTCGGCTAAAACCGTTTATACAAACAATATCCCATGTGGAGCCATGCGTGGTTTTGGTGTTCCACAGGTTACCTTTGCCATTGAAAGCTGTATCGACGACCTTTGCCGTCAGGGTGGTTTTGACCGCTGGCAAATTCGCTACGATAACGCCCTTGAGGAAGGCGCCAAAACTGCAACCGGTCAGGAACTACATGGGGTTGGACTAAAGAAAACCCTTATTGCAGTAAAGGAGCAATTTAAGTCGGCCAAGTATGCAGGCATAGCCTGCGGCCTAAAGAATACCGGTGTTGGTAACGGAATGGTTGACGATAGCGAGGTTATAATCAAGGTTGTTAGCCCAACCAGAGTTGAAATTCACCACGGATGGACGGAAATGGGTCAAGGCGTTCACACCATGGCCATTCAAACGCTTCACCATGAAACCGGTATTGAACCAAGCTGTATAGAGGTGATAGTTGATACCGATGCGGAGATTCCAACTGGTATGACCACTTCGTCAAGGGCTACAGCCCTGGTTGCCAATGCCCTTATCAACGCTTCGCGTCCCCTGAGAGAAGATTTAAAGACGGCCAAACTCGAGAAACTGGTAGGCCGGGTTTACCGTGGTAAATTTGTTTGCGATTGGACATGCAAGCCCGGCGCTAAAACTGATAAACCGGTAATACACTTTGCCTATGGCTATGCCACACAGGTTGCCATTCTTAACGAACAGGGCAAGCTATCGAAAATAATTGCTGCCCACGATGCGGGCAAAATCATGAATCAGATGCTTTTCGAGGGTCAAATTGAGGGTGCTGTGCATATGGGAATGGGATATGCACTAACAGAGGATTTACCCATGGAGAATGGCTTTCCCGTTAGCTTTAAGTTTAAGGATATTGGGATTATCCGCGCCAACCAAATGCCCGAAATTGAAGTTATTGGAATTGAAGAGCCCGACCCAATCGGCCCATTCGGTGCAAAGGGTATTGGCGAAATAGGCATGGTGCCAACCGCTGCAGCCATAGCCAATGCGCTTTGGACTTTTGACGGTGTAAAGCGAACACGCCTACCCATGATGAGGAGCAAGTCAGAATAA
- the ygeW gene encoding knotted carbamoyltransferase YgeW, whose amino-acid sequence MDLIKKIAELNHYKSDLSGKDFLLTWEKSDDDLKVVLQVASILKEMRKENISPRIFDSGLAISNFRDKSTRTRFSFASAANLLGLAVQELDEEKSQISHGETVRETANMISFLSDFIGIRDDMFLGEGNKYMRQVGEALDEGFTKGVLPVRPGIVNLQCDMDHPTQSMADLLHLANEYGSLDALRGKKIVMSWAYSPSYGKPLSVPQGIIALMTRFGMNVELAYPEGYDLIPEIVEIARKNATQSGGSFKVSHSMTDAMRDADIVYPKSWAPFHIMQQRTQLLMNGDKNGLKELEQVCLANNAKYKDWEYNEQVRKVTRNSDALYMHCLPADISGESCIQGEVSKETFERYRIKTYQEAGFKPYIIAALMLTNRFQNPADILMKLIERNTPRVIK is encoded by the coding sequence ATGGATTTAATCAAGAAAATAGCGGAGTTAAATCACTACAAATCAGACCTTAGCGGTAAAGATTTTTTACTCACATGGGAGAAGAGCGACGACGACCTTAAGGTTGTGCTACAGGTTGCGTCCATTCTTAAAGAGATGCGTAAGGAAAACATTTCACCCCGCATATTCGATTCAGGCCTGGCTATTTCAAACTTTAGGGATAAGTCCACAAGAACTCGTTTTTCGTTTGCTTCGGCTGCAAACCTGTTGGGACTTGCAGTTCAGGAGTTGGATGAGGAGAAATCGCAGATTTCGCACGGCGAAACCGTTCGTGAAACCGCTAACATGATTTCGTTCCTTTCCGATTTCATTGGTATTCGCGATGACATGTTCCTGGGTGAAGGAAACAAGTATATGCGCCAGGTTGGCGAAGCACTCGATGAAGGTTTTACTAAGGGGGTTTTGCCTGTTAGGCCTGGTATTGTGAACCTGCAATGCGATATGGATCACCCAACCCAGTCGATGGCTGACCTGCTTCACCTTGCCAATGAGTATGGTTCACTGGATGCTTTGCGTGGCAAAAAGATTGTGATGAGCTGGGCATACTCGCCCAGCTATGGCAAACCACTATCGGTTCCACAGGGTATTATTGCTCTGATGACCCGTTTTGGCATGAATGTGGAGTTAGCCTACCCAGAGGGCTACGACCTTATTCCTGAAATTGTTGAAATTGCCAGAAAAAATGCCACTCAAAGCGGAGGTAGCTTTAAGGTTAGCCACAGCATGACCGATGCCATGCGCGATGCCGATATTGTTTACCCAAAAAGCTGGGCGCCATTCCACATCATGCAGCAACGCACTCAGCTGCTTATGAATGGCGATAAGAATGGCCTTAAAGAGCTCGAGCAGGTTTGCCTGGCTAACAATGCCAAGTACAAGGATTGGGAGTACAATGAGCAGGTTCGCAAGGTAACAAGGAATTCTGATGCTCTTTACATGCACTGCCTACCAGCCGATATTTCGGGCGAATCGTGCATTCAGGGTGAGGTAAGTAAGGAAACCTTTGAGCGTTACCGCATTAAAACTTACCAGGAAGCGGGTTTCAAACCGTATATTATTGCTGCTCTGATGCTTACCAATAGGTTCCAAAATCCCGCTGATATTCTAATGAAACTTATTGAAAGGAACACACCAAGAGTTATAAAGTAG
- a CDS encoding pyridoxal-phosphate dependent enzyme, which yields MIEIIDRITNPKALENAVKRFREKGIILPTFHQQQNPDQVPDKIKVNLKDVGLWEINPVNLFRITWKNEPKEKGGLFGKVNYIELPKELTGVNARIILLLGKWFPTGAHKVGAAYGCLAPRIITGGFDPTTQKAVWPSTGNYCRGGAFDSKLMGTESVAILPEEMSRERFTWLRDYVGSEVIATPGCESNVKEIYDKCWEIRRTKPDYAIFNQFDEFGNAAWHYNITGKAIEEVFNELGGKSNLAAYVSATGSAGTIAAGDYLRTLAPHIKVVASEAKQCPTILMNGFGGHRIEGIGDKHVPWIHNVKNTDVITAIDDEDCMRIFRLFNEPEGVKYLVESGVPVEIANNLKLLGISGISNMLSAIKTAKFFEMTSEDVIFTIATDSADMYGSRLEELREERGSYSQTQAIKDFEKCILGATTDWMRELTYHDRKAIHNLKYFTWVEQQGKEIDDLNRLWNDRELWPKLFSQVKRWDELIDEFNDRVGLLKSL from the coding sequence ATGATTGAAATTATTGATAGAATTACAAACCCCAAGGCACTAGAGAATGCCGTAAAGCGTTTTCGTGAAAAGGGTATTATTCTACCCACCTTTCACCAGCAGCAGAATCCAGATCAAGTTCCCGATAAAATCAAGGTAAACCTAAAAGATGTTGGGTTATGGGAGATAAACCCAGTAAACCTTTTCCGAATCACATGGAAGAACGAGCCAAAGGAAAAAGGAGGATTATTCGGCAAGGTTAATTACATTGAACTACCCAAGGAGCTAACCGGGGTAAATGCCCGAATTATACTACTGCTTGGCAAATGGTTTCCAACAGGTGCGCACAAGGTTGGTGCTGCATACGGATGCCTTGCACCCCGCATTATTACTGGTGGCTTTGACCCTACAACCCAAAAAGCGGTGTGGCCATCAACCGGCAACTACTGCAGGGGCGGAGCATTCGATTCTAAGCTAATGGGGACTGAGTCGGTGGCAATACTACCCGAGGAGATGAGCCGTGAACGCTTTACCTGGCTGCGCGACTATGTGGGATCTGAGGTTATTGCAACCCCCGGTTGCGAGTCGAACGTTAAGGAGATATATGATAAGTGCTGGGAAATTCGTAGAACAAAACCCGATTACGCTATTTTTAACCAGTTCGATGAGTTTGGCAATGCCGCATGGCACTATAATATCACAGGGAAAGCCATTGAGGAGGTATTTAACGAGCTGGGCGGAAAGTCAAATCTTGCCGCGTACGTTTCGGCAACCGGCTCTGCAGGAACCATTGCCGCAGGCGACTACCTGCGAACCTTAGCGCCACACATCAAGGTGGTAGCCTCAGAGGCAAAACAGTGCCCTACCATTCTGATGAATGGCTTTGGTGGCCACCGCATCGAGGGAATTGGCGATAAGCATGTACCCTGGATTCATAATGTTAAGAACACCGATGTTATAACCGCTATCGACGACGAGGATTGCATGCGAATTTTCAGGCTCTTCAATGAACCAGAAGGTGTAAAATACCTTGTAGAATCGGGAGTACCTGTAGAAATTGCCAATAACCTGAAACTTCTGGGTATATCGGGCATTAGCAATATGCTCTCGGCTATTAAAACAGCCAAATTCTTTGAGATGACTTCAGAGGATGTGATATTCACCATAGCAACGGATTCGGCCGATATGTATGGATCGAGGCTTGAGGAGTTAAGGGAGGAACGCGGTAGCTATAGCCAAACCCAAGCCATAAAGGACTTTGAGAAATGTATCCTAGGTGCTACTACCGACTGGATGAGGGAGCTAACCTACCACGACCGCAAAGCCATTCATAACCTGAAATACTTTACCTGGGTTGAACAACAGGGCAAAGAAATTGACGATTTGAACAGGCTCTGGAACGACAGGGAGCTTTGGCCTAAACTCTTTAGCCAGGTTAAACGGTGGGACGAACTTATTGATGAATTTAACGATCGGGTTGGTCTGCTTAAATCGCTATAA
- a CDS encoding amidohydrolase family protein has product MILLSNATYIDYQTLEIKNCDILVTKGNIEFHPPKTYRGKATETINCSGKLVTHSFIVGHHHAYSALARGMGAPKKSPENFYEILKYIWWTLDKCLTTEMVEYSGLVTAMACAKAGATFVIDHHASPYAVKGSLETLAKAFERVGLSHLLCYEISDRDGDEIAQQGLEETDSYLKNYQGLVGLHASFTLSDRTLQAAAELTQKHNSGVHIHVAEDKYDQQHCHETYGKTVIERLNDFNFLNSSKSILVHCLHLSEKERNLIGQSPCWVAQNTDSNLNNNVGYFSSKNLGENIMLGTDGMHSDMLQSMKSAYFVGQNLDPMSPAQAYKRLRNAHHYIAQNGFSGDGPDNLVVLDYDSPTPVTAENIPGHFIYGINQSHIEHVISNGKLIVKSRAITTVDQEIILKESQKLALELWKRMRGEG; this is encoded by the coding sequence ATGATTTTACTTTCCAATGCCACCTATATCGACTATCAAACGCTGGAAATCAAGAATTGCGATATACTGGTTACCAAAGGTAATATTGAATTCCATCCACCCAAAACATACAGGGGCAAAGCCACTGAAACCATCAACTGTTCCGGAAAGCTGGTTACGCATTCGTTTATTGTTGGCCATCACCATGCATACTCAGCATTAGCCCGAGGAATGGGTGCACCCAAAAAATCACCTGAAAATTTTTACGAAATCCTTAAATATATTTGGTGGACACTCGATAAATGCCTCACCACCGAAATGGTAGAGTATAGCGGTTTGGTTACCGCTATGGCTTGTGCAAAGGCTGGGGCTACATTTGTTATTGACCACCATGCTTCCCCTTATGCGGTAAAAGGTTCACTTGAGACACTTGCCAAAGCATTTGAAAGGGTTGGCCTATCGCACCTACTCTGCTACGAGATTAGCGACAGGGATGGTGATGAAATTGCCCAACAAGGACTTGAGGAAACCGATAGCTACCTGAAAAACTATCAGGGACTGGTTGGCCTACACGCATCGTTCACCCTAAGCGATAGAACCTTACAGGCAGCAGCAGAACTAACGCAGAAGCACAATTCGGGTGTTCATATCCATGTAGCTGAGGACAAATACGACCAACAACATTGCCATGAAACCTATGGTAAAACTGTGATTGAAAGGCTTAACGACTTTAACTTCCTAAACTCTAGCAAATCGATTCTGGTGCATTGCCTGCACCTTTCCGAAAAGGAACGTAACCTTATTGGTCAATCGCCCTGCTGGGTAGCACAAAACACTGATAGTAACCTGAACAACAACGTTGGTTATTTCAGCAGTAAAAATCTGGGTGAAAATATCATGCTGGGCACTGATGGTATGCACAGCGATATGCTACAAAGCATGAAATCGGCTTACTTTGTTGGCCAAAACCTTGATCCCATGAGCCCTGCGCAAGCATACAAACGACTAAGAAATGCTCACCACTACATAGCCCAAAATGGCTTCAGCGGCGATGGCCCCGATAACCTTGTGGTTCTCGATTACGATTCCCCCACACCCGTTACCGCTGAAAATATTCCTGGACACTTTATTTATGGCATCAATCAGTCGCATATAGAACATGTTATTTCCAATGGAAAACTCATAGTCAAAAGCAGAGCGATAACCACCGTTGATCAGGAAATCATTCTTAAAGAATCGCAAAAATTAGCGCTAGAGCTTTGGAAAAGGATGAGAGGGGAAGGATAA
- a CDS encoding Lrp/AsnC family transcriptional regulator, whose translation MRNIDEIDRKLLNILQDNSRVTIRELSERLHLSTTPIHERIKKLEKNGYIKRYITLLDPKALGKKLTVFISVSLSSHTKEVVDAFEHEVKKLPEVMECYYVSGNWDFLLKVQCNDMEDYHNFVIHKFSVIKNITQFYSSFVMSESKQTYKYEL comes from the coding sequence ATGAGAAATATTGACGAAATAGACCGCAAGCTTCTGAACATTTTGCAGGACAATAGCCGTGTTACCATTCGCGAGCTTTCTGAAAGGCTACACCTTTCAACAACACCCATCCATGAGCGAATTAAAAAGTTGGAAAAGAATGGTTACATTAAGCGGTATATCACGCTGCTCGACCCTAAGGCATTAGGAAAAAAGCTTACGGTTTTCATCTCGGTATCGCTTTCGAGTCACACCAAGGAGGTGGTTGATGCCTTTGAGCATGAAGTTAAAAAGCTACCCGAGGTTATGGAGTGTTACTACGTTTCCGGCAACTGGGATTTCCTGCTAAAAGTGCAGTGTAACGACATGGAGGACTACCATAACTTTGTGATACACAAATTTTCAGTGATAAAGAATATTACTCAGTTTTACAGCTCATTTGTTATGTCCGAATCAAAGCAAACCTACAAGTATGAGTTGTAG